ttattgtatataaTGAGACCGTTTggtttataaaatgatatctcgagattaaatatgtactattatgcatggttcatgagattgaatctgataacttaattctagatgaataatcatgtgataattagttatagtcaCACTCTACaactaaagaataaaaaatgtagtaaCTTAATACATGCAGCTAGCATTCTCATGATAGCATATGTTTAATATGACTATGATATGATTTACTATCATCATCAAATAGGAAATAATTacggagtattaatttatatagaaaaatcaTGATTGTATGTTGTGAAAGATATGCTATAAAAGCTTATGAATATAATAAGTGATAGTGCACTTGAATTCATCATCATATAGTTGGAAGGTTAAGACAGGTAGTGCCCAAAAATTGTGCTTCTGAAATTGAGCCTTCTTTCACAAGTTAAgacaatattttcatcaatttaagCGCCGCTCCATTTAACACGCATACTTAttatattcaaaacaaaatatcaagtggtaatataaaaacatttattaaagATCAATTCAATACTGATGTGGTTTcattccatattttttaaaatgattcaCTTCATATTTAAGTCTgataattcacatttttagTATGTACAATGTAAATCTCAATTTTACCAAGGAATCAACGAGCTAGCAAAACATGTAAATGAGTAAATTTCACAGTGTAAAAGGTACCTTGTACCTAAAAGTAATTAAGACTTACCCCTACCTTTGAAAATGACTAAAAAAGccaaattattgaaaaatcgactaaatttagtcaaattctgatcaattagtatattataatttggATATTTGAAGGAAATTGTGTATAACGCGGAGCCAAAATCcatgattatttttgtgaattttgtaTATCACTCACAAAATCATTgattttagtataaaataatatagaataCTAGTATAAGATTGGCCAAAgtattttggcttccaaattatacataattttCCCTAAATCTAAGTCAATATGGCAATTTAGAAAAATGTCGGAAGTATGATATAATTGGCTGATtctaaaaattacaatattaacAAGAATTTAATGAAACTTCAAGATTTTTGTGATACTTTGccatttaaaaaacaaatttgatatttgaaatatattttttgagtAAGTTCAATAAATCTTTTACTGACAATAGACATTAGGACAAATGGACAATACGACATTAAAATACATGAATAGCCAATTCGCCATTAATGCTAACTATAAGTTGTTGTTTAGAGTGGTGTAATATTGAAATCTTGTAATTGGAACTTGCTGAAACAATAGTGTATTTTAGGTGTAAATgctttcataatttatttggatCTTGATTGAAAGATAAATGATCCCATCTTCATAAACTATTCGAccgaaaaacaattaattgtatatatttcaaaattatcctcAAATTATGTAGTATAAATATGTATACCTACACTACACATTCAAACttaatcacaaatataaatgCATAGAATTAGGCTTGATAGTGAGAAAACTTGAAGTGGGGTTTGGGTAAAGATGTTGAATATATAATGATGACTTCAGtcgaaaaagtaaaataaataaagtaaatggaTTGGAAATTGGAGAGTAGCAGTTGAAAAAGATGATTGTGTCAACATTGAAATGATGGTGCATTACACCATCTTTAATTTCACGCCTTAGATTTCATATATTATGAATTCACTGCAGTGACTGCACAGCGGTGGATCCTCCCCACCAACAGCGGGTCCAGTTGTAACTGAGGATCGATTCACTCCACTGCCAGTTCATGAAAATTGAGGATAAATCAATGGTGGGTCCAAGTGAAATACGGGATCAATTAACCCTCTTAAAAGTCGGGGATTAATCGACTCTATAGTGCAGTGGCATAACCCATCATTTGAGACCGAGGTTCACTTCATCCACCATCTAGCACAACAATGACAACCACATTGTTTTTGTCTTCCAATTaagtttttcaatatatatttcaaggcataattatattttctgaaTCAATGACTATAATATCATTGcaatctactccctccgttacatttattaaaatagaactatctctcttatttttttttactttttactttatcatttttcacacttaatttataatataatattatataaaatctcgtactgaaaagaaaatactccACTTAGACGTgaagagggagtatatgaatACTATGGGAACAAATAACATAGTGAGAATAAGATTTAGAAATAAGATGATCAAAATCTTTGCCGTGTCACGTGTTGTAACTTTTGTCACGTGGGCCAGCCCAATTTTTATAGACGAAGAAAGTGACAAAGGTGAATTGAAAAGGCTCTATGTATTGTTGCTATTTTGTTTGACAATTTTAGATAAATAGAACATCCCATTCCTATTTCCAAACTGCTTTTTGCCTTTGCTTTTTGTAGCGTCTCAATTCAATCTCTATACCATCTTTCATTGGTCAATTTCTTTCTGAGTTTAAACTGTTTCAAATAGTAACTTTAAGTCTCGCTTGATGATTTATGTTAAATCAATTTGAGTATGCTACTATGTTAAACATAATAGTCATTTTAGTTTACAATAGAAATCAGAAATCACTCATTAATCTAATTTGAATACCTCTATAGGATAGAATTCAATAGAAAACGAGAGAATAACTACTAACAAATATATAAGTACAGTAAAATTGTTCTATGAAGATACAGTCATACGAATAAAGACAATTATTTCTAATACCAACATAACTGAAACAGTAGAGAATGAGTTattcacaatttatttttatggtaaaagcATAATTATAAGACAAAGACATGTATCAATGATCTAAGTTCTTGTTTATTTGTAGACATCTAAAAAGTGGAATAGCTAATCCAAATATTTAAGaccacttttattatttttaacattttgttATTCGATTTcatcatcaattttaattcacttttatAGCCGCACACGTAGAACGAAATTTGtagataaaattttgaaaatttgtaattgcaagaaaataaaggatagtgtaatattttaaaaatcttatagtgtgaaaaaatagagataaatttactttaaattttcaaagtcCCTTTTCCTCACATTATAATACTTTTGAGTCGCTATGTCagataaatcaattttagttttacaaatatatatatatcaattacatactttattaattatgcaatAATTCTAAAACTAAGATTATTTTTCGTATGAGTAGAATAGTACTCTACTACCCTTATCCATCTAATTTATTCTTGTGATACATGTTGTAAACTATTCCTAAGTAGTATGCTGCGGAAACcaagaaaaaagaatgttttgttaTCATATCAAATAAAGGTGTGGAAGAAGGTGATTattacacttttaatttaacaTATAGTAACATActtatgtaaaatattttattgggaAAATGAGTAGAGTTTTATCTCTACAATAGaaagaaatattttgtaattagcTCTTATTATCATTGGTACTAGAGCAAGATCTAcctttatctctctctcacacacacacatagtGAGAGTGGTGAGTTTTTGAGCAGAAGGAAATGGTGGTCACCTTTTGGTGCGTGCCCACTATGTGTTTATAAAATAGAGGTCACATGCTTCATTTTGTCTTGTTTTGTGTAACCCTTTCACAAACATACTATAGCCATAGCCCATAAGTCATGGGTCACAcacacaattattttatactatttcaatttattagtataatagaGTTAAATAAGTAGAAAGACATTCTCCTGCAACGCATGCAAATATACTTGAGAAGAAGACAGAGGCGTGATTAGACCCACAACATAAAACAACATCCAACACATAATTCtttggatttttttcttttaaatcttTGTCCCTCTACTTCAATTAGTgctatatgtatataaatatatcagTTTCACAACCTTCCAtttgaaatgtgacaaaatttctCCATTGTCCCATCCTTTTCATTCATTCCTTCATTCAGCTTttcgtttattttttatatttttttatttatctctcGTGTAGTTTTGTGGATGTCTTGCATCTCTGTTTGGCGACAAACCTAAGAAAATAAcgataatttttaattaagctAGCTAGTAGCTAGTGCTCgaatatttactaaaattataagGTAAATTccttacaaaaataaatgctCTAGAGTATATGTTATAAGGCTCTAGCCCATTTTAATTCccatttatttcaaatatttggcCCAAGACTTACAGCCCAAAAACTAAACTATGGGACCAAGCTTCGCGCTCCGTCtcttattgaataaatataaaataatcttaaaaaatttagaattcgAATTGACCCGACAGGTTAGCCTGAAACCGGAAGGATCAAAGTTGAAAATTCTCAACCCAGATAGCCAGTATACAAATAGCTCAACAACCGAAATGGATTGACCCAAACTTGAACGAGTTGGCCATTTAACATTCCAAACTTCAATCACTATTTTCTCTGTATCTCTTGcactttattaattgtgtattaaatctagcattgttttaaaaattgttattttaaaaagacaGAAAGAGTGTTAGTGTTATTTTATCCAATGTTTAAATTTcattgtttaaattttgttcATGAAGTCTTTacactagtagtactattttttattccataaattccgattctaatatatttgaaatatctGTTTCCATATTTCATGCGtacttaaaattaatatctTCTGGGATTTTCTTCTTATCTTATAAACCTATCACTACACACATCGCAATTAGGTTTAGCCATCATCGTCCATCATGACGGCGAAGAACGACAAGAAGCGCGGCGCCAAGAATTGCCCGCGTCGGAGATCGGGGAAGTTCAGTGATTCAGACATCAACCACTCTACCACTGGGCCACCTCCTCGTGAGAGTTTGGCAATGATCAAACTCGAAAAACAGGTGTCCGCTTTGCGTCTGTTCGCTTCGAGTCTCGAAAGCCTATATTGGCAATGGAAGGGAgcatatgataaaattttacaattaatcaaaatcCAAGAGACTATTGTGCGGAAAGAGAGAAATTTCAGTCACAGTGTACCTGAGGAAGAGATGGTAAAATTGGCATTAGAGGTACTTACAATGATGTGTGATAAACAGGACTCGGACACGGACACGGACACCGACACGGACACGATGGCATCGATGATGATTGCAATGATAGATAAAGGAGTTGATGATCTTTCTGAGAAAGGGAATAAAAGTGTTAGTCATGATTGATCATTAGCCGTTGCCAGATTTCAATTACTCATGGATTTACTATTTTcttacttgtttttttttttgtggtgaTGAAtcgatattatattttcaatatcaacacatttattcataatttacaCCATACATAATTTGCTTTGCTATACTATGGTACTACTGTATATGCTACGCAGCAGCTAATTTTGATCCGTTGAGCAGGGAAGCATCCTGCTCGCGCGATGCTTCCCACAGTCGTGGCTCGATTGCCAATTTCCGCAGCTCCGTTAGACCTTGCTCCACTGCATTCATAAtcatcatttcataaaatgatactccacaTGGCTATGGAATGCGCAGAAGATGGTGAAACTCACCGTCAAAGGCATCATGCGATGTTGGTGGTTGCCCACTGCGGCTGATCCACAACTTGAGTCTCTTCTTAGCTATCTCTTCCTCTATACCATAAGCTTCGGCTCTTCTCCAAAAATACATAAGCCATGCCTGTAATTCTCCAAAAGTACATAAGTGAATGCAGGATAGCACTACTTCTCAAAATGACGAGTGAAATACAAGGAAAACCAGACGGACAAACAAACCTCTTTGAAGAGTACGTCCTCGGATTCCTCTGCACTCAGTTCTGTATTATTAAAGCAATAATGGGGAAAGTTTATATGTTATTAATCATCGATCAACAACATCACAACTTATAAAAACTTAACAGTGAACGCATAACAAGGGATCGTAGGAGCTTACCAAATGCTTCCATATACTTCGGATCAATTGGTGACCTCAAATCTGCCAAATCAGAAAGGTTTAGAAAAATggtgaaattaaaagaaaagtaaacaAGGTTTTTCAGTGCTCTCGTTAGATGTATGATCGCGCTGGCTTTAAGTAAGATTATCAGTAAACCAATTGTTATCATGCTTTATAAGCTGCAGAAAGCAACCCTGACAAACAAGTATATGGCCAGCTTCACAAAGATAATATTTCCAGTACTAGTCAAATTTGACGAGGCACAATTGCCAGATTCGATTATGCACCAGATCTAGTTTTAAGATAGAAAATACAGGTTTGGATGAAATcctgaatttaaaaattgaagcaCTCATCTGAGAACAACAAAAGAGTCTTTAAACAATTAGAACCGTAAATAACAGATACTAACAACAAACCTGGAATTGAAGTCCTAGTGGAGTTATGTCGTCTTTGTTGAGCAAATGCAAGAACAACAGAATCTTCAACCTAgatgataataattaaaaaaaagatcaaTGATGATTCACATTTGGAAGAAAACTGAAATTGCAAAATTGCAAAGTCTTCTCGGGGAAAAAATTTACTCCACATTTCATGAAACAACTTATTCTGGAATGTTCTTagcatatttaaaaaaagagtgTGAAATCAAACTGCTGACTAATAAAGAGTCcagtaaaaaaaatgcaagTACTGGCAACTTTTGAAATGGAAACCTTCAAAGAAGCAAGTTCTCTTAAGCCCATTTCAACTGCTAGCGTGCTCTCAATGTTTCCTTCTCCAGTAAGATCGAAATCTTCAACAAGTTTGCTTCTTTGTGAGTTGTTATCACCTGCACAGCATCAGACAGGAACAAGCTGATAATTCCAAAGTAGGAAACACCTACAAAATCTTGGCTTGGATTGCTTTTATAGGTCACAAGTAGGAAATCAGCAAGAGATTACTAGCCTTTCTTCCAGCTATCTTGCTTAGCCTTTTGTCCAGCAGATAGAACAATCTCCAAAGGGAGAGGTGCAAATGACGACCAGTATTCATGCTTGGACGCAGCAATATCAGGACAGATGCCTGTTTGAATGGAAGAATGAAAGGAAACAATTAATACTTCGTAATCAACTGTAAGTTTTTGGCttatatttttacaaagaAAGTGCTAGCTAAGAATTTTAAGATTATCAATAATACTAAAACTTTACATATTCCTCTTTTCTGAGGGTTTGTTTCCCTAAAGTAATGTCGAAACAGTCTAGGTTCCGAATTCAGCTTAGCTATTTGTCGTGATATGCCTATAACCATAGGACATAATAGGAGaagtatatactccctctgtccgcgaatgggagtcccgtttttccattttagtccgtccgcgaataggagtcccggttcacttttaccataaatggtaataaggtcccaccttccacttactcattccactcacatttcatttcaaactaatatatacatatggGACCCCTactctactaacttttttttaacccacttttcttaacatttcttaaaactcgtgccgccatgaaatgggactcctaatggtggatggagggagtagaaaaGAGATGAACACATATATTCAGTTACCAAATTGAGAAGCTAAGCCCCAATATCTAGCCAGCCAGCACCTTTTAAGAACAACTTCTTCCTGCAAATGTAAAATTTAGGAAAGATCAGCAAatgtcaaatttaaaaaaatctgcAGGGACCAGTTTTACTTCTCATATAGTAGCCACCAACCATTTCATGTTGGGTCAGAACCATTCTTTGTGTCATTGAGCGAAGAGCTTTAACTTCAGATTCGGTTCCACGCAGTTGTTCAACAACAGCCGCAGAGTCTTTCTTGGCGAGCTGAATGAGTAATGGTGTAACATCTGTAAAAAGCAGTACGCTGGACAAGCGTTTCTAAACAAGTCTAAATTAACCCTTCTCACCATAATATCAGATTGCAATGTTGACACTTGCGCATCATCTTTTGCACGCATAACCTCTTGAAGAGCAGCCTAGATCAATTTCAGAACAAACAATAAATTCTAAAGGTATGACCATAGCCATTTCTACTCAATTTGTCTTTAGGGGACAAAACAGTCCATATAATGAGACTAAAGTCAAGTGGagacaataaaaaatcagCAACCTCTCTTTGGCGCAATGCTGCTTCCTTTCtgcaaatttttaaattttttaatattactccTAGTATATTCAGAAtcgagaaaaagagaaaacaatggaggtttttgttatttatatataattatatacctGCTCAAAAGTTTAGCTTCCAAAGAAACTCCTTGTCCAAGAGAAGCTACCTGAAGAGTACATGTGATATGTCAAGATACTCAATACGAAAACTATAAAATACAACAGGAAGTCATTCTAATTTGTCTGAAATAAATACAGACTGAAACAGAGGGATGATCGGTTggttttggattttatttcgaGAAAAGTTCAAGAGATTTCAACTATTAGAGCATATTATGAATGAGCAGCCATAGCCCCAAACTGGCTGCTGGAGAAATCAATGCAGGAATCTTAGGATGCAGGAGTTTCCCAAATTGGCCCTTGGAATAAACAAAAGTTACCACACGATAAAAAGCTCCATGTCTTCATTCTAGATTGCCCCAGGAAAATGGCCATATTGGTGTACTATGTAGTTCATCAAATTTCTGAAGAGCAATATTTATACTTACTAGAAAAGAGTAAGGATAAAGAAGATCGAAAATATGGAATGTATATAGATCAGCTTTTTAAATTGGTAATTCTTGTCTGACTGAGCTAGAAACAAATTGTACCAGAAAACTGGTAGATTCTTAAAGAAAGCTGAAAGAAACTGGTGACCTAACACCTACAGTTTGAGAGTGTAGAGCCAATGAAGGCAAAGAAGATTTCTTTCAAGGTTGCTATACTTTCCTCTTCAGTTCTCATAAAGCAGGTAACTATAATAGTGTTAACTTTCATTGTGGGAGTTAGCTGTGAACTTTGTTGATTCAGTGTGGAGGGGTGGGTCATGTAAATGGACACAAACAAGACACGGAGCATAACAAGACAATCACATACATATTTTGCAAAGAGTTGCTTGCAATAAAAGCAAATGGATAGGAGAATGCATCACCTGTTTCTCAAGCTCCTTAACTCTTGCTTCAGCAGCTTCACAACTCCCCTCTGCAAGTCTGAGCTGtaaaatcagaatcagaaaaaaaaaaaaaaaaaaaaaaaaaaaacatcagtTAGATGGTTGCATTTGTGAATAAGAGAAATGCTGGGAATAAAACCAAACAGACCTTCTCagcaatattttcattttcctctTGCAGCATATCAAGCTGTTAAGAAGTAATATTAGTTTGAATACAACCTAAAAAACCCAGCTTCTTTAAGATCTATACTGCTAAAGCGTGAGCATGTGAACATACTTCGTCACGAAGTGCAGAAGATGCGCGCACATCTCCCTTATCTCTAAGACTTAGTTGTCCTAAATCTGGTGAGAACCtgcaattaatatttttacacACTACACATCAGTTCATATCAAATTAACTTCACGTGCCATGATATAAGGATTCTATGCAAgcaatggaaaatatattgatgCATAAATAGATGATTTATGCACTAAACTGTAGATTTAAGTTGCTAATTCAACTGTCGGAATGATGTAAGCTATGATATTGTCATGCAAGGACGAAGTTAATGATCCAAATTTTTTCGAAAGGATAATATTTTCCAATTGAAATCCAGGAACTAGCAACGAACGAAAGCATCTAAAGACGAATTCTGAGTACTTCTTTTCTCTCTGCCGGCTGCTAGGAGGATCAATTGGCGGAATAGGTGCAGGACTCTTCACAGAAGGCCTACTAGGAGGCATAGCTGACATTGACGATCTTCCTGCTGAAGTTGATCGGGGCGGTTGAACTTCCAACGAGTCACGAGTGACCTAATaaacaaatgtttcatttcaaaCAGTCACAGGAAAGCAATTAGAATCAAATTATGGCTCCTTCCTCAACAAAATATCACAGATCTCGCATTCAAGTAATTTTTCCACATTCCTCAATGATTCAATACAATTAAGACGATTAAGCAATCAAACCGCTACCGACATTGCTAACACCATAAACTTAATTGAGATGCAGTTAAAAAAGCACAAAATAAAAGCTGAAAcgattcaatttttcaaaacaaaataccGCATCGGAAGAGGATCTAGCAATCTTAGGAAACGGAACCAGCAGCTTGACAGTCGGCCtggagagggagagggggAGAGGAGGATTGAATCGGAGTCCTGAATCGCCGTCGTCATCGTAATCCTCGTCGTCCGCGGCTTGCGACGCCATGACCTGAGCCAGGCGCTGCGCCGCGGCTTTGGCGGCGAAGTTCTGAGTGCGCTTGACGCTCGAAATGCCGCTCGCTGACGACGATCGAGAGTGGTGCGCACGCGCCGGCGACGAGGCGCCGGACTCGCTGCTCCATTGGCGCGTCTTCTCCATTTTTtcgctgctgctgctgtaAACACTGAATCAAAAATTGGAAATGAGAGTGTGCGTGCTTAGCTTAGATCTTCCCCTCCATTGAAGCAATGGCCGTGTTTTTTGGTGTCGGAGAGATTTATGGAGATTTCTGATATGATTATGTAATTGCATTACGTCACTAATCACATTGATTAGCTCATAAATAGTAGTTACTACTATTTGTTAATCATCTGAATTTACGAATATCGACTTTTTCTATAAGGGACATTgtttttatccaaaaataaatgtacAAGTCAACGTACCATTACTACATAACATTACCACGTCAATTTTTGCCTACACATAGCATCAACAGCCTACTTGGTAGGATGGAAAGGAATGAGAACTACTCCGCCGGCGAATCATCATCCCCCGAAGTCGGCTGTGCACCTATACCAAGTTGAGAGCTCTGAGGGCTGAAACTTGGCCAAGAGTCATTTTTGAAAGGTCAGCCATCGTGGTGACCAGGTACATGGATATTAGGGTGTGCGAGCCCATGCCCGTGCCGGAGCCCGAGCCCTCGCCCGCCTGGCTTGATTCGCCGCGGCCtatccctctccctctccccctcgctctagccgccttcgccgccttgttcccttgcggccgacgtcgtgtaccggaagaagacccccctgcatcatcggttggcgtgccctcacgtgaggtgttgccttcgccgccatcactagacgagtagtgGCCACGCGTCGTGTGCTTCGTGCGTTTCGCGCTTGACGTGACACCGCCAGCCCACCTTTCAAGGTGGTGGACTTGCGACCAAACATCGACAAACTTGAAATCTTTACCGATGTCATCTTTGAAGACCCGCAACTCCGCTCTCAGAATGTCAGCTCCACTGGCTACGCTCTGATAATTCGCCTCTTCTGCCCTGTATATCGCGCAAAAATTTTTGACATCTCTGTCGCATCGGTCCCAATGACtgcggagcatcttcacgttgCGGGCAACGGTCTTCTTCGGCCTTCGTGCATTGTAAACTTCGGtgactttttgccaaaaacacttgttggtttgttgattaCCGACGACAGGATCGTACGAGACGCTGATCCAAGCGTCGTACAGAACCAACGTCTTGTCTTGGCTGTATGGATGACGGGTGCCGTCTCCCACAACCTCTTCCTCCGCTTCCTCCTCGGCATTGACGCCGAGCCTGAGGCCGATCCTGCGCCGGAGCCGGAGCCTCCACCTATTGGCCAGTCGGGCAAAGTGCGTTCAGGCGCCAAAAAATTCTCcggaatttgggataatcccgGCGATTGCCCGTACCTCTGGGGAGGgggagggacgatagtatgcatccacatcaaaatatggtgtttggtacgccgGCGGAGTGGTCGAGGCTTGGGTGCCCGGCGACGAACCTGGGAGTACCCAAACAGTTGTACATGCTCGCCCAATCATCGAACGAGTTTAAGTCGAACCCGCCGGAGCGCCGCCGGAGCCGCTGGAGTTTCCATTgccggacattttttcaacaatttgagagtagtgtttgtgtgtaaaatggaagaggaatgagagtagtgtttgtgtgtaaaatggtgaatggagtatatttatagaataataaaagaaaaaaaaattaaaaattcgaccgtttgatttgtttttttattaaattcgaatttttctaatttatataaaaaaaattattacgtcataattccgacgcccactcgcgggccggcgagtgggtGTCACGCCATGCTCCAGCGAGCGCCACGTAGGCGCGCGTGTcgtctcgccagctcgaggccggcctcgccgGCACGCGTCGCGCGACGAgatgtctcgtctcgtcgagacgagacgagtttcgcaacgctgtctcgatgctggctcgtctcgtcgagacgagaccgagccAGCATCGAGTCAACGATGCGGATGCTCTGAAATAGAAGTGGGAATGGAATGACAATTCTATTCCGTTCTTATGCTTGTGGTAAGCATAAGGAATGCAAAAGGAATGAAATTGTTATTCCTTGATTAATTCCATTCCTATGTTTGATATctacaaattaatatagaaatggaatagaatgaaatatgaataattaatatgttgattCTACCAAAAAAAggactacacacatttcacacactacacacactgcacacactatacacattttacacactgcacacactacacacacttaaCACATTTcatacactacacacatttcatacACTAcccacactacacacactacacacatttcacacactatactacacacatttcacacactgcacacacttcacacattttcacacacttcacacacttcacacactacacactttacacatatttcacacatttcacacactacacacatttcacacactacacacacttcacacactactc
The genomic region above belongs to Salvia hispanica cultivar TCC Black 2014 chromosome 3, UniMelb_Shisp_WGS_1.0, whole genome shotgun sequence and contains:
- the LOC125210774 gene encoding coiled-coil domain-containing protein SCD2, translated to MEKTRQWSSESGASSPARAHHSRSSSASGISSVKRTQNFAAKAAAQRLAQVMASQAADDEDYDDDGDSGLRFNPPLPLSLSRPTVKLLVPFPKIARSSSDAVTRDSLEVQPPRSTSAGRSSMSAMPPSRPSVKSPAPIPPIDPPSSRQREKKFSPDLGQLSLRDKGDVRASSALRDELDMLQEENENIAEKLRLAEGSCEAAEARVKELEKQVASLGQGVSLEAKLLSRKEAALRQREAALQEVMRAKDDAQVSTLQSDIMLAKKDSAAVVEQLRGTESEVKALRSMTQRMVLTQHEMEEVVLKRCWLARYWGLASQFGICPDIAASKHEYWSSFAPLPLEIVLSAGQKAKQDSWKKGDNNSQRSKLVEDFDLTGEGNIESTLAVEMGLRELASLKVEDSVVLAFAQQRRHNSTRTSIPDLRSPIDPKYMEAFELSAEESEDVLFKEAWLMYFWRRAEAYGIEEEIAKKRLKLWISRSGQPPTSHDAFDVEQGLTELRKLAIEPRLWEASREQDASLLNGSKLAAA
- the LOC125209872 gene encoding glutathione S-transferase T3-like codes for the protein MYNCLGTPRWRLRLRRRIGLRLGVNAEEEAEEEVVGDGTRHPYSQDKTLVLYDAWISVSYDPVVGNQQTNKCFWQKVTEVYNARRPKKTVARNVKMLRSHWDRCDRDVKNFCAIYRAEEANYQSVASGADILRAELRVFKDDIGKDFKFVDVWSQVHHLESPQSSQLGIGAQPTSGDDDSPAE